The Haematobia irritans isolate KBUSLIRL chromosome 1, ASM5000362v1, whole genome shotgun sequence DNA segment aaatttaagaGAAAAGAATATGAATTTAGAAGAGAACAACGGAAATATTATGCACAATGGAAATGTAAACAATGTAAATGAAAGAGTGTACAACGAACAGAACAATGATGGAAATGAAACAATGCAAAGACTAAACGAAGCGGTTGGAAACGACATCAATCTTGGATTGACAGATGACAAAGAGAAACAATTGCTGCTAAGAGAgttgaatattttaaagaaggAACGTGATTTGTTGATTCGAGAAAATATGTTGCTAAACAAAACTAGATCTCCAATAATGGGGAGAAATGAAGTCGATATTCCCCTTACCACCCTAAAAGAACTTTTACCTCAATGTAGTGGTGGTCCAGAATTTAAAACATGGTTTGCACAATTAAACAGCATTAGAAACACATATGAtgtttcagaaaaaaatcttcgTGCGTTAATTTGCTCTAAGTTAGAAGGCAATGCTAAGGACTGGCTTTACTCGAAACCGCACTACCTTGATTTATCTGTAGATGACCTTATGCAACAAATGAAAGACATGTTTGACGTTAAAGAAAACCGAATAATTGCTCGTCGAAATTTCGAAGATAGAAAATGGAAATAcaatgaaaagtttgtcgatTACTTTAATGCgaaagtaattttgtcaaaccctcTGCGAATGCAAGACGATGAGCTCTTGGAATATCTGGTAGAAGGAATTTCCAATCTCCAATTACGTACTCAagccaaattacaaaattacaaatctaaggaagatttttttcaaacatttaaaaatatcgAACAGCAACCTAGACAGAGTTTGTCGCGTTCCCAAGCAGAAAATACTACTGGTACTAGTAAAGGCAGTACTCCAATGAAATGTTTCAATTGCAACTGTTCGGGTCATATAGCAGCAGAGTGCCGCAAACCACGACGTGAGACTGGATCCTGTTATGCTTGTGGACAATTTGGACATATGGCCAAAGATTGCAGTCAATATAAGAAAAGTGTTTTGAATAAACCCC contains these protein-coding regions:
- the LOC142241897 gene encoding uncharacterized protein LOC142241897 → MIVAEEHTLQQLKLYCEKLNLPSNGTKATLVSRLNNIPSGELQICIDAINETTKTQKGVVDPKSVTLVVEELQTCIDANNEATKNQQTLIDLDTVTLVAEYENKAVRNNKESSTQQQVDTDDEKSSKEIRDKVAYNNDDNELKSQTEKGDRTELKSDANLREKNMNLEENNGNIMHNGNVNNVNERVYNEQNNDGNETMQRLNEAVGNDINLGLTDDKEKQLLLRELNILKKERDLLIRENMLLNKTRSPIMGRNEVDIPLTTLKELLPQCSGGPEFKTWFAQLNSIRNTYDVSEKNLRALICSKLEGNAKDWLYSKPHYLDLSVDDLMQQMKDMFDVKENRIIARRNFEDRKWKYNEKFVDYFNAKVILSNPLRMQDDELLEYLVEGISNLQLRTQAKLQNYKSKEDFFQTFKNIEQQPRQSLSRSQAENTTGTSKGSTPMKCFNCNCSGHIAAECRKPRRETGSCYACGQFGHMAKDCSQYKKSVLNKPQTNEYNVS